Proteins from one Mus pahari chromosome 18, PAHARI_EIJ_v1.1, whole genome shotgun sequence genomic window:
- the Adamts10 gene encoding A disintegrin and metalloproteinase with thrombospondin motifs 10 isoform X5, whose translation MMLMSSADSSMESNRVSEVCSELWCLSKSNRCITNSIPAAEGTLCQTHTIDKGWCYKRVCVPFGSRPEGVDGAWGPWTPWGDCSRSCGGGVSSSSRHCDSPRPTIGGKYCLGERRRHRSCNTNDCPPGSQDFREMQCSEFDSVPFRGKFYTWKTYRGGGVKACSLTCLAEGFNFYTERAAAVVDGTPCRPDTVDICVSGECKHVGCDRVLGSDLREDKCRVCGGDGSACETIEGVFSPALPGTGYEDVVWIPKGSVHIFIQDLNLSLSHVALKGDQESLLLEGLPGTPQPHRLPLAGTTFHLRQGPDQAQSLEALGPINASLIVMVLAQAELPALHYRFNAPIARDALPPYSWHYAPWTKCSAQCAGGSQVQVVECRNQLDSSAVAPHYCSGHSKLPKRQRACNTEPCPPDWVVGNWSRCSRSCDAGVRSRSVVCQRRVSAAEEKALDDSACPQPRPPVLEACQGPVCPPEWATLDWSECTPSCGPGLRHRVVLCKSADQRSTLPPGHCPPAAKPPSSMRCNLRRCPPARWVASEWGECSTQCGLGQQQRTVRCTSHTGQPSRECTEALRPSTMQQCEAKCDSVVPPGDGPEECKDVNKVAYCPLVLKFQFCSRAYFRQMCCKTCQGR comes from the exons ATGATGCTGATGAGCAGTGCCGATTCCAGCATGGAGTCAAATCGCGTCAGT GAGGTCTGCAGTGAACTGTGGTGTCTGAGCAAGAGCAATCGGTGCATCACCAATAGCATCCCAGCGGCTGAGGGAACACTGTGCCAAACACACACTATCGACAAAGGG TGGTGCTACAAACGAGTCTGTGTCCCCTTCGGGTCTCGGCCAGAGGGTGTAGACGGGGCCTGGGGCCCTTGGACTCCATGGGGTGACTGCAGCAGgtcatgtggtggtggtgtgtcaTCTTCCAGCCGTCACTGCGACAGCCCCAG GCCAACCATTGGGGGCAAGTACTGTCTGGGTGAGAGACGGAGGCACCGGTCCTGCAACACCAAT GACTGTCCACCTGGCTCCCAGGACTTCAGAGAAATGCAGTGCTCTGAATTTGACAGTGTCCCTTTCCGAGGAAAATTCTACACGTGGAAGACATACCGAGGAG GGGGCGTGAAGGCCTGTTCGCTGACTTGCCTAGCAGAAGGCTTCAACTTTTATACGGAGAGAGCAGCAGCTGTGGTGGATGGAACACCCTGCCGTCCTGACACGGTGGACATTTGTGTCAGTGGCGAGTGCAAG CATGTAGGCTGTGACAGGGTCCTGGGTTCTGATCTCCGAGAGGACAAATGCCGTGTGTGTGGGGGTGATGGCAGTGCCTGTGAGACCATTGAAGGTGTCTTTAGCCCAGCTTTGCCAGGAACTG GGTATGAGGACGTCGTCTGGATCCCCAAAGGCTCAGTCCACATTTTCATCCAAGATCTGAACCTGTCCCTTAGTCACGTGG CCCTAAAGGGGGACCAAGAGTCTCTGCTACTGGAGGGGCTACCTGGGACCCCCCAACCTCACCGCCTTCCCTTGGCTGGGACCACATTTCATCTACGGCAGGGGCCGGACCAGGCACAGAGCCTAGAAGCCCTGGGACCCATTAATGCATCTCTCATCGTCATG GTGCTGGCCCAGGCAGAGTTGCCTGCTCTCCACTACCGCTTCAATGCGCCCATTGCCCGGGATGCACTGCCTCCCTACTCCTGGCATTATGCCCCCTGGACCAAATGCTCAGCCCAGTGTGCAGGCG gcAGCCAGGTCCAAGTAGTGGAGTGCCGAAATCAGCTGGACAGCTCAGCAGTGGCCCCACACTACTGTAGTGGCCACAGTAAATTGCCCAAGAGGCAGCGTGCCTGTAATACAGAACCGTGTCCGCCAGA TTGGGTTGTAGGAAACTGGTCACGCTGCAGCCGTAGCTGTGATGCTGGCGTGCGTAGCCGCTCAGTGGTGTGCCAACGCCGGGTGTCTGCTGCAGAGGAAAAAGCCTTAGACGACAGTGCCTGTCCACAGCCACGCCCACCTGTGCTGGAGGCTTGCCAAGGCCCAGTGTGCCCTCCTGAGTGGGCAACCCTGGACTGGTCTGAG TGCACCCCAAGCTGTGGGCCTGGTCTCCGCCACCGAGTGGTCCTTTGTAAGAGTGCAGATCAACGATCTACTCTGCCCCCTGGGCACTGCCCTCCTGCAGCCAAGCCACCATCTTCTATGCGGTGTAACTTGCGCCGCTGCCCTCCTGCCCGCTGGGTGGCCAGTGAGTGGGGTGAG TGTTCCACACAGTGTGGCCTCGGCCAGCAGCAGCGCACGGTGCGCTGCACCAGCCACACCGGCCAGCCATCTCGAGAGTGCACTGAGGCCCTGCGGCCATCCACCATGCAGCAGTGTGAGGCCAAGTGTGACAGTGTGGTGCCGCCTGGAGATGGCCCAGAAG AATGCAAGGATGTGAACAAGGTGGCTTACTGCCCCCTGGTGCTCAAGTTTCAGTTCTGTAGCCGAGCCTACTTCCGCCAGATGTGCTGCAAAACCTGCCAAGGCCGCTAG
- the Adamts10 gene encoding A disintegrin and metalloproteinase with thrombospondin motifs 10 isoform X6, translating to MMLMSSADSSMESNREVCSELWCLSKSNRCITNSIPAAEGTLCQTHTIDKGWCYKRVCVPFGSRPEGVDGAWGPWTPWGDCSRSCGGGVSSSSRHCDSPRPTIGGKYCLGERRRHRSCNTNDCPPGSQDFREMQCSEFDSVPFRGKFYTWKTYRGGGVKACSLTCLAEGFNFYTERAAAVVDGTPCRPDTVDICVSGECKHVGCDRVLGSDLREDKCRVCGGDGSACETIEGVFSPALPGTGYEDVVWIPKGSVHIFIQDLNLSLSHVALKGDQESLLLEGLPGTPQPHRLPLAGTTFHLRQGPDQAQSLEALGPINASLIVMVLAQAELPALHYRFNAPIARDALPPYSWHYAPWTKCSAQCAGGSQVQVVECRNQLDSSAVAPHYCSGHSKLPKRQRACNTEPCPPDWVVGNWSRCSRSCDAGVRSRSVVCQRRVSAAEEKALDDSACPQPRPPVLEACQGPVCPPEWATLDWSECTPSCGPGLRHRVVLCKSADQRSTLPPGHCPPAAKPPSSMRCNLRRCPPARWVASEWGECSTQCGLGQQQRTVRCTSHTGQPSRECTEALRPSTMQQCEAKCDSVVPPGDGPEECKDVNKVAYCPLVLKFQFCSRAYFRQMCCKTCQGR from the exons ATGATGCTGATGAGCAGTGCCGATTCCAGCATGGAGTCAAATCGC GAGGTCTGCAGTGAACTGTGGTGTCTGAGCAAGAGCAATCGGTGCATCACCAATAGCATCCCAGCGGCTGAGGGAACACTGTGCCAAACACACACTATCGACAAAGGG TGGTGCTACAAACGAGTCTGTGTCCCCTTCGGGTCTCGGCCAGAGGGTGTAGACGGGGCCTGGGGCCCTTGGACTCCATGGGGTGACTGCAGCAGgtcatgtggtggtggtgtgtcaTCTTCCAGCCGTCACTGCGACAGCCCCAG GCCAACCATTGGGGGCAAGTACTGTCTGGGTGAGAGACGGAGGCACCGGTCCTGCAACACCAAT GACTGTCCACCTGGCTCCCAGGACTTCAGAGAAATGCAGTGCTCTGAATTTGACAGTGTCCCTTTCCGAGGAAAATTCTACACGTGGAAGACATACCGAGGAG GGGGCGTGAAGGCCTGTTCGCTGACTTGCCTAGCAGAAGGCTTCAACTTTTATACGGAGAGAGCAGCAGCTGTGGTGGATGGAACACCCTGCCGTCCTGACACGGTGGACATTTGTGTCAGTGGCGAGTGCAAG CATGTAGGCTGTGACAGGGTCCTGGGTTCTGATCTCCGAGAGGACAAATGCCGTGTGTGTGGGGGTGATGGCAGTGCCTGTGAGACCATTGAAGGTGTCTTTAGCCCAGCTTTGCCAGGAACTG GGTATGAGGACGTCGTCTGGATCCCCAAAGGCTCAGTCCACATTTTCATCCAAGATCTGAACCTGTCCCTTAGTCACGTGG CCCTAAAGGGGGACCAAGAGTCTCTGCTACTGGAGGGGCTACCTGGGACCCCCCAACCTCACCGCCTTCCCTTGGCTGGGACCACATTTCATCTACGGCAGGGGCCGGACCAGGCACAGAGCCTAGAAGCCCTGGGACCCATTAATGCATCTCTCATCGTCATG GTGCTGGCCCAGGCAGAGTTGCCTGCTCTCCACTACCGCTTCAATGCGCCCATTGCCCGGGATGCACTGCCTCCCTACTCCTGGCATTATGCCCCCTGGACCAAATGCTCAGCCCAGTGTGCAGGCG gcAGCCAGGTCCAAGTAGTGGAGTGCCGAAATCAGCTGGACAGCTCAGCAGTGGCCCCACACTACTGTAGTGGCCACAGTAAATTGCCCAAGAGGCAGCGTGCCTGTAATACAGAACCGTGTCCGCCAGA TTGGGTTGTAGGAAACTGGTCACGCTGCAGCCGTAGCTGTGATGCTGGCGTGCGTAGCCGCTCAGTGGTGTGCCAACGCCGGGTGTCTGCTGCAGAGGAAAAAGCCTTAGACGACAGTGCCTGTCCACAGCCACGCCCACCTGTGCTGGAGGCTTGCCAAGGCCCAGTGTGCCCTCCTGAGTGGGCAACCCTGGACTGGTCTGAG TGCACCCCAAGCTGTGGGCCTGGTCTCCGCCACCGAGTGGTCCTTTGTAAGAGTGCAGATCAACGATCTACTCTGCCCCCTGGGCACTGCCCTCCTGCAGCCAAGCCACCATCTTCTATGCGGTGTAACTTGCGCCGCTGCCCTCCTGCCCGCTGGGTGGCCAGTGAGTGGGGTGAG TGTTCCACACAGTGTGGCCTCGGCCAGCAGCAGCGCACGGTGCGCTGCACCAGCCACACCGGCCAGCCATCTCGAGAGTGCACTGAGGCCCTGCGGCCATCCACCATGCAGCAGTGTGAGGCCAAGTGTGACAGTGTGGTGCCGCCTGGAGATGGCCCAGAAG AATGCAAGGATGTGAACAAGGTGGCTTACTGCCCCCTGGTGCTCAAGTTTCAGTTCTGTAGCCGAGCCTACTTCCGCCAGATGTGCTGCAAAACCTGCCAAGGCCGCTAG